Genomic segment of Candidatus Desulfatibia profunda:
ACCTCATGGCTCGCTTTGAGTCTCGCCGCATTGCCGTATCGTTTCCTTCTTTGCGGGCCGGCACATTAACACCGCAGCTCATGCAGCTAATCAAAAGGGTCAGAAAGACAGGTTTTACCATCGCACCGGAGGCCGGCAGCCAGAGGTTGCGGGACGCCGTTAACAAGAACATCTCCGAAGCGGATATCATTGATACCGTCAAAGATGCATCCAGGATGGGATGGCAGGTGATAAAGCTGTATTTTATGGTGGGACTGCCGACAGAAACCGACCAAGATCTCCAGGCAATTGTCGATTTGGTTAGAAAGCTTCGCAAAATAAAGGTTAACAATAAAAAAGGTTTAAAAATCAACGTCAGCGTGGCAACGTTTATTCCCAAACCCCACACACCGTTTCAATGGGTTTCGCAACTATCCCTGGCCCGGTCGAAAGACAGGATGCGATGGCTGCAGGACAACCTAAGGATGCCCGGAATTCAATTTAAATGGCAAAACCCGGAAGTCAGTTTTCTTGAAGGGTTATGGTCGCGGGGCGACCGGCGTCTCAGCCGACTGCTTGTAGCTGCTTATCAAAAAGGGTGTAGGTTGGACGGCTGGAGCGACAAGTTTCAGTATCGATTATGGCAAGAAACGTTTTCCGAAGAGGGCGTGGACCTCGATTTTTATACGACCCGCAAGCGGGATATGGACGAGCCGCTTCCATGGGATCACATCGATACCGGCGTTGCCAAAGATTTTTTGAAAACCGAATGGAAAAAGGCCATAAACGGGGATCAAACACCTGATTGCCGTAACGGCGAATGCAACGATTGCGGTGTCTGTGACTTTGATCGAATAAAACCGATAGTATATGAGACCTGCAGCGAAACGGTCGAAACATCTTTGCCGTCCGGCCAGCCTGCCGCCACATTTTATAAACGGTTGAAGATTGCTTATTCCAAGCAGGGCCAGGCGAAATATTTTGGACACCTTGAACTGGTCCGTATTTTTTTGCGGGCCATCCGACGGGCTGGAATAACGGTAAGGTTTTCAGAGGGCTTTCACCCCAAGCCAAGGATATCCTTTGATGATCCGCTGCCCATCGGCCTGGAAAGTTTGAATGAACACTTTTACCTGGAAGCGGCCGACAACCAAGAGCCGCAAACCATTGTTAAAAAATTAAACCAGCAGCTTCCCGAGGGCCTGAGGGTTTCGGATTGCCAGCCGGCCGTCTCGAAGCCGGCGCGAAACAGTCCGGTTGCGGTAACCTACCTGGTAATAAAAAAAGATGGTTTTTTTGATGAAAAAGAATTAAGTAGTTTTAAGAACAAGCCTGAACTCATCTATCGGCAAACCGATCGTAAAGGTAAAACCAAAGAGATAGATCTTAAAACCCTGGTGTTACAGATTGAGTTGTTAGATCCCGACCGGTTACAGATGACGCTCAGGTCCGAGCCTGGAAAAAGCATGAGGCCGTCTGCGGTCATCGGTCGAATTTTCAGCTTGCCGGAGGACGCCATCAGGCAGGCTAAAACAGTTAAAACCAGTTCCGAAAATGTATAAACAGATCGTTATCAACACTACCGAACACGAAACGCGGGTAGCCCTTCTGGAGGATGGTAATATTGCAGAACTTTTCATTGAGCGGGGGGGCTCTTCCGATATTGCGGGAAATATTTATAAGGGCCGAGTGCAGAGGGTGTTGCCGGGCATGCAGGCCGCTTTTGTGGATATAGGTCTTGGACAAGCGGCATTTATTTATGTGGATGATGTCATCGGCGGCAATTACAATGATATTGAGGAAATGTTTATTCACAACAATGACGTATATGAGAATATCGTTGAAGTCAATTTGGCAGCTCCGAAGATGTCCGATGCCCGCCGCAACGGCAACATTGAAGAATTGCTAACCGAAGGACAGGAGATAATGGTTCATGTTGCCAAATCTCCCATGGGGACCAAGGGGGCCCGCGCGACAACCCATATATCCCTTCCCGGCCGCTATCTTGTTTTAATGCCTACGTCTGATCATATCGGGATATCCAGGCGTATCGAAGACGAAGCTGAAAGAAATCGCTTAAAGAATATGGTGTTGGCGTTAAGAAATGACAATTTTGGATATATCGTCAGAACGGCCGGCGAGGGTGTCCAGGAAGAGAAGCT
This window contains:
- a CDS encoding TIGR03960 family B12-binding radical SAM protein produces the protein MSIRTIQDVLPLVEQPSRYLGSEVNTIKKDHEKVKLRMALAFPDLYEIGTSHFGLQILYQILNRQKDIAAERVFAPGLDMAAYLESGDISIPSLESQTPLNRFDIIGFSLLYELNYTGILSILKLAKIPFFASERDLSHPLIIAGGPCACNPEPVAELFDAMVVGDGEEVVIEMARIWIEWKASGGGDKETLLKQWSNLEGVYVPAFFEPEYDERGFQKMEPRFEHYQKVRRTVIDDLNRATFPDRPIIPFGKPVHDRLRLEVSRGCTRGCRFCQAGMIYRPVRERSIQTLSALSDASIASTGYEDVSLLSLSTTDYGCIVALMEHLMARFESRRIAVSFPSLRAGTLTPQLMQLIKRVRKTGFTIAPEAGSQRLRDAVNKNISEADIIDTVKDASRMGWQVIKLYFMVGLPTETDQDLQAIVDLVRKLRKIKVNNKKGLKINVSVATFIPKPHTPFQWVSQLSLARSKDRMRWLQDNLRMPGIQFKWQNPEVSFLEGLWSRGDRRLSRLLVAAYQKGCRLDGWSDKFQYRLWQETFSEEGVDLDFYTTRKRDMDEPLPWDHIDTGVAKDFLKTEWKKAINGDQTPDCRNGECNDCGVCDFDRIKPIVYETCSETVETSLPSGQPAATFYKRLKIAYSKQGQAKYFGHLELVRIFLRAIRRAGITVRFSEGFHPKPRISFDDPLPIGLESLNEHFYLEAADNQEPQTIVKKLNQQLPEGLRVSDCQPAVSKPARNSPVAVTYLVIKKDGFFDEKELSSFKNKPELIYRQTDRKGKTKEIDLKTLVLQIELLDPDRLQMTLRSEPGKSMRPSAVIGRIFSLPEDAIRQAKTVKTSSENV